The Denticeps clupeoides chromosome 4, fDenClu1.1, whole genome shotgun sequence genome segment ttcaaaccacgcTTCCTaccaccttcctctttaaagaatatttagattaacttgtaaccttcttattgtctgacttgtgtatagaaactacaacagagtgaataaaaagattgtattcatagttgggggtcctattGAACCAGAACTATTCACTtcaagcacgttgtaagtcgttctggataaggccgtcaaTGCCTTAAATGACcgttgtccctgagcaagacattaaaccctgagtgtctccagggggtctgtccctataactactgactgctACTGACTACTGATAAGagattctgataaatgctgtaaatgtaaacatgaattTACATTTCTTGGTGAGCACCTACAAATTATCCAGTATGAGTAACTATCACTCGTCCTCTAAAAATCCTGCAAAGAAATTAGATGTCTAACCTTATAAACATGAAAGCCGATGGCCTGGAAGGCAGAAGGAGGACAATTCTGACGCAGCGTGACCCTGATATTGGTGCCACCTGGGTCATAGGTCACAGTCAGGGGGTGCCTGGGGTTTTGACTGTGGGAAGAAAAGTTTCTGCTGCCTCCAGCAGACAGGCCAGGTACCCAGGATCCATGGCAGCTGGTGCTCTCCCACTCTCCCTCCACATCATTGGGTAGCGCTGGATCCCTCACCTTCATTGCACTGAAAGATGTAATAACTGTTAATAGATCCACCATGTTTCACCTTAAATAAGTTTTTCTAATATTACTTAACTATCTGCAATGCATACTTTGCATAATGGAttatatatctaaatatatacacacacacatacatacacatgtatatacacccacacacacaattttggcatcttaacacaacaaaatacccatgttttatttattatgcaaaTGATTACTAATTATTTAGCATAAAACATTTTCTGAATATGCAGTTGTGGACTGAGGTTTTCCACATGATTTTAGTTTTGCAGTGCAAATGTTTCTCTAGACTATAAGAAGAAGGAAAGATCATCCACGGAAGAGATATGTCCTTTCCATAATTCACTAAATATTTAATACCTTTACACTTCTACTCCAGTTCCTCTTTTGCACCAGTAGGGGTCAGGAATACAGTCAGTTTAGCAACATGTGGAAGCAGCAAATTGATAAAATGTGATGCACAAACCCTTTTCGTGCCTCGGCAAACAGGACTGACCACAGCAGGATCACACATGCCAGAGCAGGGCTAGAAcagctgtctgtgtgtttggacTGACCACATCCCGGTTGGGTAGAAATGAAGAAGTGGTGCAACTGAACTGGAGCGTCCCCGCCCCAATGAGCCGACCTCCAGAAAATAAACTGAGGGTAAATGAGCTAAGGTCTCTGCAGCTGGAGTCTGGTGTCTTTACTGACCTGAGTGCAGTGGGGCTGGAGGAGTAGACCCTCAGCAGGAAACTGCCCTGGGCGCCCTTCTGGAATGTGCTGGGCACAATCAGGTAGAACCCAGCGCCGAGCTGGGCCCGGAGCACGACCTCCCGCTCGTACGCATGTGTGGCTGTGCAGGCACAAGGTGGCTTACTCAGCGTCTGGGAAAGGTTGAAGTGCTTCTTCTCCACCTGTGAGgacacaaaacagacacattAAATTCATATGTATGAATGCAAATTTATGGCAAAacagaaggaaaaacagaaacttaaatatatgaatacaaCATTGTCTAATGTTGTCACAATGTTTTGCagtgtatcttttttttttttatttcaaattacatCTATTGCAGTCTCGGATCGTTCTTTATCCAATGACTGACCAGTGTGATTATTATACCAAGCATTCCATattttcacataaaatattgtCAAAAATCTGTTGAGACACCGCTACATTTATGGCTTTGACTGCAACATCACCCCAACCATATGATGTAATATCTTATAATATGAGAAGTGATTAcacattcaactttttttttcaccttccaCATGTGGAGTCCAATGGCCTGGTAGTGTGGGTGGTTCAGGGtgctgtctgctgctgggaccTTCACTCCTCTCTGTCCACTGTCCCtggctgtgctgtgctgtagtagGCACACCAGCACCTCTCCCACCTCACTTGCTTTTAGCCAGAACTTGGGGTTGCTGCTGTAGCTGCTGTTGTTACGGCAACCGCCCGCTGAGTGCCCTTTGACCCAGTGCCCAGTTAAATGCTGGCTGTATGGAAGGGCTGCACCTGTATGGGAAAAGTGTCCCCCAGTTCATGTCATTTGTTGTTGGGTCTGTAAATAATTGCCGATTATACttgaaataatgcaatattGTTGGTAAATATTAAGCATATGAAGGGTGTCAGGTATCAATTTATATTGATCAAAATGAGCCTTTTGCAGTGCTGTGTTGCATATATAAATGGCATTAACGTGAGGTGGAAAGGTGAGTACCAGTGTAAATGCTCTGGACGTGGCCGTTGCCACTGATGGGATATCCAACCGTGACTTCATCAAAATCCTTTTGCATCTCTGTCGCGTCCACCCAAAACTCGCCCTGCTCCGCTTGCCCAAGCAGGTCTCGAGCACAGGACGTCTCCAGATTTTTCCATCCAGCCCCACTTGCAACACAGAAGAATACAATCAGCAACCTAAATGGGGGGGAATTGTGCTCCACATCCAAGCAGGTCAATCATGTCAGCACTTCCAGTATTTGCAATATGTTGTCTGGTAGCAGTGGctgaagcatttcactgcatatcataccgtgtatgtgacaaataaaatttgaatttgaattaatgAGTGGCTGAGGAAAAATGACACCAGGTCCTTTCTGGAGTGACAGTCACTATGAGGAACTACGGCCCCGCGTGAAGTTGCCCAAACGCAAATATTACGGCAGCCTCTGCGGGCGGAAAATCCCTTTTTGTAGCTGCGGGGCCATTACGGCTACTGTATTTTCCATCCAAAGGAATGAAGGTGTGGTTTTCAATGTCAACAGATTCAAGGAAGTTCGCAAAATCGTTCAAGAGATCAAAGTTAAAATCTTCCCGTAAGTTTGCTAGAATTCATGCAGGTGTCATATATGTCTGGTAAAAGTGGCAAAACCAGTTTGTTAAAGTTAAATAATCCAAGATGGCAAATCCTGCCAATCAGCGTCTTGCAACCAGCACCCAACATCACCAAATTCTATTTTATATAGTGCATTGCATGAAGCACACGTAGAATAAATCCACGGTCTTATCAGGCGATGCCATCTTTATTCGTTCATATGCAAAGATTTATAAATCAATACAAGTTGTACTGGCGGGAAACTGGTAATATTTTTTACGTCAATTCCATATTAGACGCACTTACTTCTCAGCCCAAACCCCATCCCAACATCTCCGACCCCATGGATTTTTGATCTTCAGCAGACATTTAGTTTGCCCAGAAACTGTCCGCACTTCTCTCCAGTCCACCATGCTCATGGCGTGGTACTGTCCCAACTCACCAACACCTGCGGGACAAAGCCAGTGTCAAAAACCTGATGTCCATGTCACAAAACTCAAAGAAT includes the following:
- the capn10 gene encoding calpain-10 isoform X1, whose amino-acid sequence is MALEAEGHAPFEDADFPAQDSSLFSDLATPISALRGEIAWLRPQEICQTPRLFPDDSAQAHAKQGVLGDCWLLCACSMLLQNDHLMRKVIPPDQPQWGEWGYRGAFLFNFWQRGTWVEVKVDDRLPCINSKPCFSRCLSPAAFWVALLEKAYAKLRGSYECLWAGQVCEALVDLSGGVAERWKLRGSRDEEEEEEEKAEKGSDDRPLTLRNLPQLARDGCALSCSVYSSSRGVGELGQYHAMSMVDWREVRTVSGQTKCLLKIKNPWGRRCWDGVWAENGAGWKNLETSCARDLLGQAEQGEFWVDATEMQKDFDEVTVGYPISGNGHVQSIYTGAALPYSQHLTGHWVKGHSAGGCRNNSSYSSNPKFWLKASEVGEVLVCLLQHSTARDSGQRGVKVPAADSTLNHPHYQAIGLHMWKVEKKHFNLSQTLSKPPCACTATHAYEREVVLRAQLGAGFYLIVPSTFQKGAQGSFLLRVYSSSPTALSAMKVRDPALPNDVEGEWESTSCHGSWVPGLSAGGSRNFSSHSQNPRHPLTVTYDPGGTNIRVTLRQNCPPSAFQAIGFHVYKVRESQDEPMALTDMDPVASCVPHCYTHEVTLDCSLQAGAYAVIPSTYHPDLAGEFTLTWARRIPRKVVKSQEQLGQVIQEVSYISVMRS
- the capn10 gene encoding calpain-10 isoform X2 — protein: MLLQNDHLMRKVIPPDQPQWGEWGYRGAFLFNFWQRGTWVEVKVDDRLPCINSKPCFSRCLSPAAFWVALLEKAYAKLRGSYECLWAGQVCEALVDLSGGVAERWKLRGSRDEEEEEEEKAEKGSDDRPLTLRNLPQLARDGCALSCSVYSSSRGVGELGQYHAMSMVDWREVRTVSGQTKCLLKIKNPWGRRCWDGVWAENGAGWKNLETSCARDLLGQAEQGEFWVDATEMQKDFDEVTVGYPISGNGHVQSIYTGAALPYSQHLTGHWVKGHSAGGCRNNSSYSSNPKFWLKASEVGEVLVCLLQHSTARDSGQRGVKVPAADSTLNHPHYQAIGLHMWKVEKKHFNLSQTLSKPPCACTATHAYEREVVLRAQLGAGFYLIVPSTFQKGAQGSFLLRVYSSSPTALSAMKVRDPALPNDVEGEWESTSCHGSWVPGLSAGGSRNFSSHSQNPRHPLTVTYDPGGTNIRVTLRQNCPPSAFQAIGFHVYKVRESQDEPMALTDMDPVASCVPHCYTHEVTLDCSLQAGAYAVIPSTYHPDLAGEFTLTWARRIPRKVVKSQEQLGQVIQEVSYISVMRS